In a single window of the Amycolatopsis sp. cg5 genome:
- a CDS encoding polyadenylate-specific 3'-exoribonuclease AS has product MRFFYDTEFIEDGLTIDLVSIGVVDEQGREFYAVSTDFDPAKAGAWVRDNVLPKLPSPADKAWRSRERIREDLLEFFGKPPGGIELWAWFAAYDHVALAQLWGPMPALPRQLPRFTRDLRQRWEDVNKPKLPPAPTDAHDALADARHNYERWQIIEEVWKRRRG; this is encoded by the coding sequence GTGCGATTTTTCTACGACACCGAGTTCATCGAGGACGGCTTGACGATCGACCTGGTGTCGATCGGTGTCGTGGACGAGCAGGGCCGGGAGTTCTACGCGGTATCGACCGACTTCGACCCGGCCAAGGCAGGAGCCTGGGTCCGCGACAACGTCCTCCCCAAGCTGCCCTCGCCCGCCGACAAGGCCTGGCGCAGCCGTGAGCGCATCCGCGAGGACCTGCTCGAGTTCTTCGGCAAGCCCCCGGGCGGCATCGAGCTCTGGGCCTGGTTCGCGGCCTACGACCACGTCGCGCTCGCCCAGCTCTGGGGCCCGATGCCCGCGCTCCCGCGCCAGCTGCCCCGCTTCACCCGCGACCTGCGCCAGCGCTGGGAAGACGTCAACAAGCCCAAGCTCCCGCCCGCCCCGACCGACGCCCACGACGCACTCGCCGACGCCCGCCACAACTACGAGCGCTGGCAGATCATCGAAGAGGTCTGGAAGCGCCGCCGCGGCTGA
- a CDS encoding 1-acyl-sn-glycerol-3-phosphate acyltransferase — protein sequence MLYWLMKNVFLGPLLKLLWPTKVVGAENIPETGGVILAGNHLAVADSFFMPLRVKRMVTFPAKSEYFTEPGIKGKLKKAFFTGVGQIPIDRSGGNAAQAALDTATRLVREGNLLGIYPEGTRSPDGRLYKGKTGVARIALESGGLVVPVAMIGTDKVNPIGSKMWRPMRLEIRFGKPLDFSRYEGLAGDRFIERSITDEIMYALMELSGQEYVDIYAAKAKELLAAEAAGVSPKVPAQPSALEADRVPQTKVG from the coding sequence GTGCTGTACTGGTTGATGAAGAACGTCTTTTTGGGCCCGCTGCTCAAGCTGCTGTGGCCGACCAAGGTGGTCGGCGCGGAGAACATCCCCGAGACCGGCGGTGTCATCCTGGCAGGCAACCATCTCGCGGTCGCCGACTCGTTCTTCATGCCGCTGCGCGTCAAGCGCATGGTCACCTTCCCCGCCAAGTCGGAGTACTTCACCGAGCCGGGCATCAAGGGCAAGCTCAAGAAGGCGTTCTTCACCGGCGTCGGCCAGATCCCGATCGACCGCTCCGGCGGCAACGCCGCGCAGGCCGCGCTCGACACCGCCACCAGGCTGGTCCGCGAGGGCAACCTCCTGGGCATCTACCCCGAGGGCACCCGTTCCCCGGACGGCAGGCTCTACAAGGGCAAGACCGGCGTCGCCCGCATCGCGCTGGAGTCCGGCGGCCTCGTCGTCCCGGTCGCGATGATCGGCACCGACAAGGTCAACCCGATCGGCTCCAAGATGTGGCGCCCCATGCGCCTGGAGATCCGCTTCGGCAAGCCGCTCGACTTCTCGCGCTACGAGGGCCTCGCCGGCGACCGGTTCATCGAGCGGTCGATCACCGACGAGATCATGTACGCGCTGATGGAGCTCTCCGGGCAGGAGTACGTCGACATCTACGCGGCCAAGGCCAAGGAACTCCTCGCCGCCGAGGCCGCGGGTGTGAGCCCCAAGGTCCCGGCCCAGCCGTCGGCTCTGGAAGCGGATCGGGTACCCCAGACCAAGGTCGGATAG
- a CDS encoding alpha/beta hydrolase, protein MTVLAGAEPFSHTGSTEVGVLLCHGFTGTPGSLRAWGAHLAEAGFTVRCPLLPGHGTVWQEMNRTAWTDWYETVRAELLELLETCDSVFVGGLSMGGTLTLRLAQEFGDRIAGLVLVNPSVTTLRWDAKFGPLLARVLPSVPGVGNDIKKPGETEIAYTRTPVRAAVSLGKLWKLVRADLPKVTQPLLLLHSTVDHIVEPVNSRIILDAVGSENVTEVLLENSYHVATQDNDAELIFERSVEFVRSVREAGVDAT, encoded by the coding sequence ATGACGGTGCTCGCCGGCGCGGAACCGTTCTCACACACCGGTTCGACCGAAGTCGGGGTACTGCTGTGCCATGGGTTCACCGGCACACCCGGCAGCCTCCGCGCCTGGGGCGCGCATCTGGCCGAGGCCGGGTTCACCGTGCGCTGCCCGTTGCTACCGGGCCACGGCACGGTCTGGCAGGAGATGAACCGGACAGCGTGGACGGACTGGTACGAAACGGTCCGCGCGGAGCTGCTGGAGCTGCTCGAGACCTGCGACTCGGTGTTCGTCGGCGGCCTGTCCATGGGCGGCACGCTCACCCTGCGCCTCGCCCAGGAGTTCGGCGACCGGATCGCCGGCCTCGTGCTGGTGAACCCGTCGGTGACCACGCTGCGCTGGGACGCCAAGTTCGGCCCGCTGCTGGCCAGGGTGCTGCCCTCGGTGCCCGGCGTCGGCAACGACATCAAGAAGCCAGGCGAGACCGAGATCGCGTACACGCGCACGCCGGTGCGCGCGGCGGTCAGCCTCGGCAAGCTGTGGAAGCTCGTCCGCGCCGACCTGCCCAAGGTGACCCAGCCGCTGCTGCTGCTCCACTCGACCGTCGACCACATCGTGGAGCCGGTGAACTCGCGGATCATCCTCGACGCGGTCGGCAGCGAGAACGTCACCGAGGTGCTGCTCGAGAACAGCTACCACGTGGCGACGCAGGACAACGACGCCGAGCTGATCTTCGAGCGTAGTGTCGAATTCGTGCGCAGCGTTCGTGAGGCGGGGGTCGACGCGACATGA
- a CDS encoding glutamate--cysteine ligase, with product MHIEFSPSRRSTVGAEWELALVDRRTGELASVAERILEQVRPDGQDEHPKIKQELLLNTVEIITGICDTIGEVKADLADSLELVHKVCDPLGVEFFSAGSHPFSTWYQQKVTDKERYAKLIDRTQWWGRQMLIYGVHVHVGLDHRDKVLPVLDALLNYFPHLQALSASSPYWGGEDTGYASNRALMFQQLPTAGLPFQFRKWTELENYVDDMFVTGVIDHFSEIRWDIRPAPHFGTIEMRVCDGLPTLEEVAAIAALTQCLVDDFSARLDDGEILPTMPPWHVQENKWRAARYGTDAEIILDAAGRERLVTDDLLDLLNRLEPVARRLDCTEELRSVEHILRVGPSYRRQRAVAQSCNGSLKAVVASLISEMRTGLPQA from the coding sequence GTGCACATCGAGTTCAGCCCCTCCCGCCGGTCGACGGTCGGCGCCGAGTGGGAGCTGGCCCTTGTCGACCGCCGGACCGGGGAGCTCGCCTCCGTCGCCGAGCGCATCCTGGAGCAGGTGCGCCCCGACGGCCAGGACGAGCACCCGAAGATCAAGCAGGAGCTGCTGCTCAACACGGTCGAGATCATCACCGGCATCTGCGACACCATCGGCGAGGTCAAGGCCGACCTGGCCGACTCGCTGGAGCTGGTGCACAAGGTGTGCGACCCGCTGGGCGTCGAGTTCTTCTCGGCGGGCTCGCACCCGTTCTCCACCTGGTACCAGCAGAAGGTCACCGACAAGGAGCGGTACGCGAAGCTGATCGACCGCACCCAGTGGTGGGGCCGTCAGATGCTGATCTACGGCGTCCACGTGCACGTCGGCCTCGATCACCGCGACAAGGTGCTCCCGGTGCTCGACGCGCTGCTCAACTACTTTCCCCACCTGCAAGCGCTTTCGGCGTCGTCGCCGTACTGGGGTGGTGAGGACACCGGGTACGCCTCGAACCGGGCGCTGATGTTCCAGCAGCTGCCGACCGCGGGCCTGCCGTTCCAGTTCCGCAAGTGGACGGAGCTGGAGAACTACGTCGACGACATGTTCGTCACCGGCGTGATCGACCACTTCTCCGAGATCCGCTGGGACATCCGGCCGGCGCCGCACTTCGGCACCATCGAGATGCGGGTGTGCGACGGCCTGCCGACGCTGGAGGAGGTCGCCGCGATCGCCGCGCTGACCCAGTGCCTGGTCGACGACTTCAGCGCCCGCCTCGACGACGGCGAGATCCTGCCGACCATGCCGCCATGGCACGTCCAGGAGAACAAGTGGCGCGCCGCCCGCTACGGCACCGACGCGGAGATCATCCTGGACGCGGCCGGGCGCGAACGGCTGGTCACGGACGATCTGCTCGACCTGCTGAACCGGCTGGAGCCGGTCGCGCGGCGGCTGGACTGCACCGAGGAGCTGCGCTCGGTCGAGCACATCCTGCGGGTCGGGCCGAGCTACCGGCGCCAGCGCGCGGTCGCGCAGAGCTGCAACGGCAGCCTCAAGGCCGTGGTGGCGTCGCTGATCTCGGAGATGCGGACGGGGCTTCCCCAGGCGTGA
- a CDS encoding cytochrome P450 — MDVTQLDATDPAYKDDPYRTYAGLPPVSRVTLNGMPAWLVTRYDYVRRAFSDPHLSNDLGHLNAAIDAGGAWVTAERAMGLDRNLLRSDGATHGRLRRLVSKAFTPARIESMRPKVEAMADELAARFRSRGEVELIGEFAFPFALTVIMELLGMPEDEQAQFHLWARQMVPRPDTQEEQKAGYAAVRGYFTELVAKKVREPGDDLLSALVKVRDEGNRLDEEELLGMAWLLFTAGHSTTADLIGTGTLALLNNPDRLAELRADPARLPAAIEECIRFDGALELAISRFTTGPVTFGDVTIPGDGQVVLLAIAAADRDPGRFPDPDRFDPRRDASGHVGFGHGIHYCLGVSLARMELAIAFRIILGLRDLELADTRLAWHVNPHLRGLDALPLRFTPGEAPSASPRSATPPRP, encoded by the coding sequence ATGGACGTGACCCAGCTCGACGCGACGGACCCGGCGTACAAGGACGACCCGTACCGGACCTACGCCGGTCTCCCGCCGGTCAGCCGGGTCACCCTCAACGGCATGCCCGCCTGGCTGGTGACCCGGTACGACTATGTCCGCCGGGCGTTCTCGGATCCCCATCTCAGCAACGATCTCGGCCACCTCAACGCCGCGATCGACGCCGGGGGAGCCTGGGTGACCGCGGAGCGGGCGATGGGGCTAGACCGGAACCTCCTGCGCAGCGACGGCGCGACCCACGGCCGGTTGCGGCGGTTGGTGAGCAAGGCGTTCACCCCCGCCCGCATCGAGTCGATGCGGCCGAAGGTCGAGGCGATGGCGGACGAACTGGCCGCTCGCTTCCGGTCACGCGGCGAGGTGGAACTGATCGGCGAGTTCGCCTTCCCGTTCGCGCTCACGGTGATCATGGAGCTGCTCGGGATGCCGGAGGACGAGCAGGCCCAGTTCCACCTGTGGGCGCGGCAAATGGTTCCGCGGCCCGACACCCAGGAAGAGCAGAAGGCGGGATACGCCGCGGTCCGCGGCTACTTCACCGAGCTGGTGGCGAAAAAGGTCCGCGAGCCCGGCGACGACCTGCTCAGCGCGCTGGTCAAGGTGCGCGACGAAGGCAACCGGCTCGACGAGGAAGAACTGCTCGGCATGGCGTGGCTGCTGTTCACCGCCGGCCACAGCACGACGGCCGACCTCATCGGCACCGGCACGCTCGCGCTGCTGAACAATCCCGATCGACTCGCCGAGCTGCGCGCCGATCCGGCACGGCTGCCCGCCGCGATCGAGGAGTGCATCCGCTTCGACGGCGCGCTGGAGCTCGCCATCAGCCGGTTCACCACCGGCCCGGTCACCTTCGGCGACGTCACCATCCCCGGTGACGGCCAGGTCGTGCTGCTGGCGATCGCCGCCGCCGACCGCGACCCCGGCCGTTTTCCCGACCCCGACCGGTTCGACCCTCGCCGCGACGCGAGCGGGCACGTCGGGTTCGGGCACGGCATCCACTACTGCCTCGGCGTCTCGCTCGCGCGGATGGAGCTGGCGATCGCGTTCCGGATCATCCTCGGCCTGCGTGACCTGGAACTGGCCGACACGCGGCTGGCTTGGCACGTCAACCCGCACCTGCGCGGGCTCGACGCGCTGCCGCTGCGGTTCACGCCTGGGGAAGCCCCGTCCGCATCTCCGAGATCAGCGACGCCACCACGGCCTTGA
- a CDS encoding NUDIX domain-containing protein, with protein MDANGFVRCGHGHRHWGRRGAAGLLLADPERGVLLQRRAWWVHHGRTWAIPGGALESGESPRDTAIREAWEEAEIAADALNVTCQSTVDHGNWAYTTVLALVTKPVNERVANSESSELAWVPPSNVQDYRLHKDFALAWPALHEQLGRELVLIVDGANVVGSRPDGWWRDRHGAAVTLRDKLARLAVSGFSAGSAGLPMNGDWTWWPRVTLVVEGQARGVEASATVQVVAAPRDGDAKIVEVAREAVASRPRDHVVVVTADRELKARVTAEGASVMGPGALLKVLDQMSGSLIAWT; from the coding sequence ATGGACGCCAACGGTTTCGTGCGCTGCGGTCACGGCCACCGGCACTGGGGACGCCGTGGCGCGGCCGGGTTGCTGCTGGCCGACCCCGAGCGTGGCGTCCTGCTCCAGCGGCGGGCCTGGTGGGTCCATCACGGCCGGACCTGGGCGATCCCCGGCGGCGCGCTGGAGTCGGGGGAGAGCCCCCGCGACACGGCCATCCGCGAGGCATGGGAAGAAGCCGAGATCGCGGCCGACGCGCTGAACGTGACCTGCCAGTCCACAGTGGACCATGGAAACTGGGCCTACACCACGGTTTTGGCGCTCGTGACGAAGCCGGTCAACGAACGCGTCGCCAACTCGGAGAGCTCGGAGCTGGCCTGGGTGCCGCCGTCGAACGTCCAAGATTACCGCCTGCACAAGGATTTCGCGCTCGCGTGGCCCGCGCTCCACGAGCAGCTTGGCCGGGAGCTGGTCCTGATCGTCGACGGCGCGAACGTCGTCGGCTCGCGTCCGGACGGCTGGTGGCGTGACCGGCACGGCGCGGCCGTCACACTCCGCGACAAGCTCGCTCGCCTTGCCGTGTCAGGGTTTTCCGCCGGTTCCGCGGGCTTGCCGATGAACGGCGACTGGACGTGGTGGCCGCGTGTCACGTTGGTCGTCGAAGGCCAGGCACGCGGCGTCGAGGCCTCGGCGACGGTCCAGGTCGTCGCGGCGCCCCGCGACGGGGACGCCAAGATCGTCGAGGTGGCCAGGGAGGCGGTCGCGTCGCGGCCGCGCGACCACGTCGTCGTGGTGACGGCCGACCGCGAACTCAAAGCCCGGGTGACGGCGGAAGGGGCCTCGGTCATGGGGCCGGGCGCACTGCTGAAAGTGCTCGACCAGATGTCCGGCAGTCTGATCGCATGGACGTGA
- a CDS encoding ROK family glucokinase, with protein MLAIGVDVGGTSVRAGVVDEQGSLLDTCRVATPSGENALEDAIAGVIEDLRNRHEVAAVGLAVAGFVAADRRSVMFAPHLAWRGAPVGDRIAKRVGLPVTLEHDANAAAVGEHRFGAARGSSVAVLVALGTGIGAGLLLNGKIYRGAHGVAPELGHLTVVPGGRACPCGKYGCWERYCSGTALAATAVELLARHPGRSTVLARETAGDPGSVTGRRVAGAARDGDPVAQRALAELAKWLGEGLALVADVFDPEVMVIAGGVSESAPLFLDEAREHYSGLITGAGHRPLARIRTAQLGADTALVGAAAVAFEETAERQVGVTG; from the coding sequence GTGCTGGCGATAGGTGTTGATGTCGGCGGGACCAGCGTGCGCGCCGGCGTCGTCGATGAGCAGGGTTCGCTGCTGGACACCTGCCGGGTGGCCACCCCGAGTGGCGAGAACGCGCTCGAGGACGCGATCGCCGGGGTGATCGAGGATCTCCGCAACCGGCACGAGGTGGCGGCCGTCGGCCTCGCCGTCGCCGGTTTCGTGGCCGCCGACCGCCGCTCGGTCATGTTCGCGCCGCACCTGGCCTGGCGCGGCGCCCCGGTGGGCGACCGCATCGCCAAGCGCGTCGGCCTCCCGGTCACCCTCGAACACGACGCCAACGCCGCCGCCGTCGGCGAGCACCGCTTCGGCGCCGCGCGCGGATCGAGCGTGGCCGTGCTGGTGGCGCTGGGCACCGGAATCGGCGCGGGTCTGCTGCTGAACGGCAAGATCTACCGCGGCGCGCACGGCGTCGCCCCCGAACTCGGTCACCTCACCGTGGTGCCGGGCGGGCGCGCGTGCCCGTGCGGGAAGTACGGCTGCTGGGAGCGCTACTGCAGCGGGACGGCGCTCGCCGCGACCGCCGTCGAGCTGCTCGCCAGGCATCCCGGCCGGTCGACCGTGCTGGCCAGGGAGACCGCGGGCGACCCCGGCTCGGTGACCGGCAGGCGCGTCGCGGGCGCCGCGCGCGACGGCGACCCTGTCGCCCAGCGCGCGCTCGCCGAGCTGGCGAAATGGCTCGGCGAAGGCCTCGCGCTGGTCGCGGACGTCTTCGACCCCGAGGTCATGGTGATCGCGGGCGGCGTGTCCGAGTCGGCCCCGCTGTTCCTCGACGAGGCCCGCGAGCACTACTCCGGGCTCATCACCGGCGCCGGCCACCGCCCGCTGGCCCGGATCCGCACCGCGCAGCTCGGCGCCGACACGGCACTGGTCGGCGCGGCCGCGGTCGCCTTCGAGGAGACTGCCGAACGGCAGGTCGGTGTGACAGGCTGA
- a CDS encoding ArsA family ATPase: MRILLFTGKGGVGKTTLAAATAAALAGRGRKTLVVSTDPAHSLGDAFGVPLGAEPSEVDALLHAAQIDSRGLVDTVWQDLRGQLRTMLSGAGIDQLDAEELTVLPGVDEVLALTEVQRLAETGPWDTIVVDCGPTAETLRLLALPEAISGYLTRLFGRKRWSGTADAVRRLGRHLESLRALLTDPTVTTVRLVLTPERVVVAEARRTLSSLALRGIRVDGMIANRLMPAPGIWRGSAANWMRTRRNQQDEVLAELHAAGLGSGLIRAVEHRAVEPVGLPALLEIAAELYHGSDPLSGNGSGITPLLKVSEVDGGYELRVALPLGRDTTLDLARVDDDLAITVDGFRRLIALPALLRPCRITGAESDAAGLVVSLSADRRRP; the protein is encoded by the coding sequence GTGCGGATTCTCCTGTTCACCGGCAAGGGGGGCGTCGGTAAGACGACCCTTGCCGCGGCGACCGCCGCGGCGCTCGCCGGGCGCGGCAGGAAGACGCTGGTGGTCTCGACCGACCCCGCGCACTCGCTCGGCGACGCGTTCGGCGTGCCACTGGGCGCGGAGCCGTCCGAAGTGGACGCGCTGCTGCACGCCGCCCAGATCGACTCGCGCGGCCTGGTCGACACCGTCTGGCAGGACCTGCGCGGCCAGCTCAGGACGATGCTGTCCGGCGCCGGGATCGACCAGCTCGACGCCGAAGAGCTCACCGTGCTGCCCGGCGTCGACGAGGTGCTCGCGCTCACCGAGGTGCAGCGGCTGGCGGAGACCGGCCCGTGGGACACGATCGTCGTCGACTGCGGCCCGACCGCCGAGACCCTGCGCCTGCTCGCGCTGCCCGAGGCGATCTCCGGCTATCTGACCCGGTTGTTCGGCCGCAAACGATGGTCGGGCACCGCCGACGCCGTCCGCAGGCTCGGCAGGCATCTGGAGTCGCTGCGCGCGCTGCTCACCGATCCGACGGTCACCACCGTCCGGCTGGTGCTCACGCCGGAACGCGTCGTCGTCGCCGAGGCCCGCCGCACGCTCAGTTCCCTTGCGCTGCGCGGGATCCGGGTCGACGGCATGATCGCGAACCGGCTGATGCCCGCACCCGGCATCTGGCGCGGCTCGGCCGCGAACTGGATGCGCACCAGGCGCAACCAGCAGGACGAGGTGCTCGCCGAGCTCCACGCGGCGGGCCTGGGCTCCGGGCTGATCCGCGCGGTCGAGCACCGCGCCGTCGAGCCGGTCGGCCTGCCCGCCTTGCTGGAGATCGCGGCCGAGCTCTATCATGGCTCAGATCCCTTGTCCGGCAACGGATCAGGCATCACGCCGCTGCTCAAGGTGTCCGAAGTGGACGGTGGTTACGAGCTGCGGGTGGCGTTGCCGCTGGGCCGGGACACCACACTGGATCTCGCGCGGGTCGACGACGACCTCGCCATCACCGTCGACGGCTTCCGCCGTCTCATCGCACTGCCCGCACTGCTGCGCCCGTGCCGCATCACCGGGGCCGAGTCCGACGCGGCGGGGCTGGTGGTGTCACTGTCCGCCGACCGGAGGCGCCCGTGA
- a CDS encoding SRPBCC family protein, which produces MAEQSTQSIEVAASPDRVMAVIADFPEYPKWAKAVRETEVLAEDEAGKPHQVRLTLDAGPIKDVYTLEYDWDADGLAVSWHLVKGQMQKAQNGRYQLEPSGAGTKVTYTLSVELALPMIGLLRRKAEKMVMDTALKELKKRVESLS; this is translated from the coding sequence ATGGCCGAGCAGTCCACGCAGTCCATCGAGGTAGCCGCGTCGCCCGATCGGGTCATGGCGGTGATCGCCGACTTCCCCGAGTATCCGAAATGGGCCAAGGCGGTGCGAGAGACCGAGGTCCTCGCCGAAGACGAGGCCGGCAAGCCCCACCAGGTGCGGCTGACCCTCGACGCCGGTCCCATCAAGGACGTCTACACGCTGGAGTACGACTGGGACGCCGACGGCCTCGCCGTCAGCTGGCACCTGGTCAAGGGCCAGATGCAGAAGGCCCAGAACGGGCGCTACCAGCTCGAGCCGTCCGGCGCGGGCACCAAGGTGACGTACACGCTCTCGGTCGAGCTCGCGCTCCCGATGATCGGGCTGCTGCGCCGCAAGGCCGAGAAGATGGTCATGGACACCGCGCTCAAGGAGCTCAAGAAGCGTGTGGAGAGTCTTAGCTAG
- a CDS encoding metallophosphoesterase yields the protein MRVHVVSDVHGNNEALKRAGDGADALIVLGDLVDFVDYHQHDKGIMGALFGAENVATFARLRREGTRDETIAYSRSLWATLEDPAAAVDEAIRAQYAALFAAMPVPTYATPGNVDTPVLWPEFAREGVHVLDGETVEIGGLRCGFVGGALLPKGVLPRKGGGWRPYLRTHEDFDADVAKLGAVDVLCTHIPPAVPELTYDVVAKRHELGSATLRELITIQQPRWSVFGHVHQPLSARRRLGKTECRNVGHFKETELPYVLRW from the coding sequence ATGCGGGTTCACGTCGTATCGGACGTCCACGGCAACAACGAGGCGCTCAAGCGGGCCGGTGACGGCGCCGACGCGCTGATCGTGCTCGGTGACCTGGTCGACTTCGTCGACTACCACCAGCACGACAAGGGCATCATGGGCGCGTTGTTCGGCGCGGAGAACGTGGCCACGTTCGCGCGGCTGCGCCGCGAGGGCACCCGCGACGAGACGATCGCCTACTCCCGCTCGCTCTGGGCCACCCTCGAAGACCCGGCCGCGGCCGTCGACGAGGCCATCCGCGCCCAGTACGCGGCCCTGTTCGCCGCGATGCCGGTGCCGACCTACGCCACGCCCGGCAACGTCGACACCCCCGTGCTCTGGCCGGAGTTCGCCCGCGAAGGCGTACACGTGCTGGACGGTGAGACGGTCGAGATCGGCGGCCTGAGGTGCGGTTTCGTCGGCGGCGCGCTGCTGCCGAAGGGTGTCCTGCCGCGCAAGGGAGGCGGCTGGCGGCCGTACCTGCGCACGCACGAGGACTTCGACGCGGACGTGGCCAAGCTCGGCGCGGTCGACGTGCTCTGCACCCACATCCCGCCCGCGGTGCCCGAGCTGACCTACGACGTGGTCGCCAAGCGGCACGAGCTCGGCTCGGCCACGCTGCGCGAGCTGATCACGATTCAGCAACCCCGCTGGTCGGTCTTCGGACACGTGCACCAGCCGCTGTCAGCGAGGAGGCGTCTCGGCAAGACCGAGTGCCGTAACGTCGGTCACTTCAAGGAGACAGAACTGCCGTACGTGCTTCGTTGGTGA